AAACTATTTTAAATTATCTAAAAGCTTAAAGCCCTTTTGTGTAAGCTTGATTCGAACAGCTTTGCCATACTTACCAGTGTAAGGCACTTCTTTTATCTCAACGAATCCATTCCTCTCCAGATCCTTGATGATCGTATTGATACCTTTGTGCGATAATTTTGTCCTACGATAGAGTTGATGCTTGGTCTTTTCACCCTCTGCGAGGATCCCTAAAACTTCCAACAGGGCATCGATACCAAGGCTACGTTTTGCCAAAGGTACCACTACTCCAATTATAACTCATTACACCATTCGATAATCTACAGTAATGTGGAAGTGGATTCTGTACGATAATCTTTGAAAGGGTGCGTATCATTGTCATTACGTTTAACATAATTTAAATATAAATGTTCCTAAAAGTTAGGAACAACGGAAGAGTGGGAAGTTATCGCCTCCTTAGCCTCCTTAGCCTCCTTAGAGTTGCATAATGAACTAAGCCAATAGCCCAAGGAGTAAGTTAAGGTTGAAAATCTCTTATAATCTCTTATTGTAGATCGATCCTCTAGACTCGACCCATAGCCCTTAATTCATAATATGCCCTCTCAGCTTAATGTTCCTAATTCTTAATTTCTTAATTTCTTATCTCAAACCTCATCTAAAAATTATCTAAGATGGTTTGGAATTTTAATCTCTCTAATTTACTTTTTCCATGTATACTTTTGTATAAGATAGACTTCGGTTGAGGAGAGTATGAATATCACTATTAAGTTAGAAATTTTGGTTTGGATAAACTCGTTTCTATCATATTCCGACGTACAATTCAAGGAAGATGAGTACTTTTAATAAGAGCATCAGAAAATAGCATTATACTTAAATACATCAAAGATCATAAAAGGTTTAAGCATTGATCAGAGCTGAGATAATAGTTAAGGGAATCGTACAAAAGGTTGGTTATCGTGATTATGTTCAAGATGTGGCAAGAAGGTTAGGTGTGAAGGGATATGTGGAGAACTTAAGGGATGGGAATGTGAGGATAGTGTGTGAAGCTGAAGAAATGGTCTTAAAGGACTTCATAGAGCGAGTGAATATCAAGAAGGATCTAATAGTGGTAGAAAGTGTTGAAGTGGTAAAGAGAGAAATAGCGACGGGTGAGTATCAATACTTCGATATTAAGTATGGAAGGGTAGAGGAAGAGATTGGTGAGAGGTTGGTGGCAGCCTTCAATATAGCTGTAGCTACGAGGCAAGATATACGGTTGATGCACCAGGACTTAAAAGAAACTATACAATTCACACATGAGGATTTGAAAGGAACTATTAAAGATATGCATGAGGATTTGAAAGCGACCATCGCACATATGCATGAGGATTTGAGAGGGGCCATCACAAATATGCACGAGGATTTGAAAGGAACTATCAAAGATATGCATGGGGATTTGAAAGGGACCACTAAAGATATGCATAAGGATTTGAAAGGGGCTATAGTATCGATGCATCAGGATATGAATAGCCACTTTAAAGATATGGCCGATCGTTACGATGTGATATCTAAAGAACTTGTAAGAACGAGGCGTGAACTTTTACGAACAAGGCGTGAGCTCAAGAGATCTGTAGATAATTTGGAAAAAGTCGTAAAGAAATTCTTAGAGAAACCATGAAGTGTTTATTTTAAATCCTCTCAGTAAATATTAAATTTTCACCTTTTATAACATTCGATTATGAAGATATGAAGATATGGAGATATGGAGATATAAAGATTAAACCGATTATGTGAATTTCTCAAGGATAGCTTGAGATAGAATTTATAAGCCATCAGCAAGAAGGGTGAGCTCGAGTTCTATTCTTCCTCAGTTCCTTAGGTTTAGGTAACATTTATTACCGATGTTAGGTTTAAGAGCATTGATGAAGGTGGCAGGGAGGGTCTGCCCTAAATGTGGTAAGCTCGGCTCGGGTATTTACTGGAAGGTGATAACTTCGAAGGGTAAGCCTTACCGCTACGCCTACTTTGCCCATCGTGATAAGAAACTCAAGTGGTGCTACATCGGTAAGATTCAACTCAACGATACCAATATCAATACCAATAGATCTATCGATCGATCTTTACTAGCTCTACTTCATGCTTATATAAAGTACCTTAAAGGATATTTTGGTCGAGATTTGGTAGCGGTAGCACTCTTCGGCTCTGCGGCAAGAGGCGAGGCAGAGTTCCCTATCAGTGACATCGATCTTCTACTGGTCGTGAGTGGGCTTGAAGGGAAGAGTTTGGGCGAAAGGGTTCGCCTACTATCGGCCGTTGAAAAAGATTTCTTGAAGGGCGAAGAGTACATAAAATTCTCTCAACTCTACGGCGAACCTTTCATCCAGGCCCACATCTTAACCCCAGATGAGGTTTCTAAACATCCCCCAATACTCTTGGATGTGATCACCGATGGAATCATCATATACGATGATGATAGCTTTCTCATAAAGGAGCTAAATAGGTTGAGGAGGAGGATGAAGGAGTTAGGGGCTGAAAAGGTCAGGCTTTCGAACGGGAGTTGGTATTGGAAGTTAAAGCCTAGTGTAAAGTGGGGAGAGGTGGTCGAGCTCTGAATACAGTAAGAATGGCAGAGGACTTCATTAAGAGGTCTGAACGCTTCCTTAAAGAGGCTTCTCTCGCCTTATCAGAGGATGACTATGCGACCTGTGTGAGGCGCTCTCAGGAGTGTGTGGAGATGAGTCTAAAGGCCGTTCTAAGGCTACTTGCCATCGAATACCCTTTAAAGCACGATGTATCAGAAGTTATACTAAAGTTGGATCATTACCCATTACCCGATTGGTTCAAGGAGCATTTACCGTACCTTGCTGAGACATCGAGAGTACTTGCGAAGTTAAGAGGGCCAGCCATGTACGGCTCGGAGGATGAATTGAGACCAGCCTCAGATCTCTTCACCAAAGCCGATGCCGAAAGCGCATATAAAGATGCCGAGAAGGTCTTTCGCCTCTGTAGTAGGATCATCGACTCTTGGCTTCGTAAGTAGCGAAAAACTATAATGGTCTGTAAAGGATCGGGTGATTTAGAACCCTAAAACC
The DNA window shown above is from Nitrososphaerales archaeon and carries:
- a CDS encoding nucleotidyltransferase domain-containing protein, translated to MLGLRALMKVAGRVCPKCGKLGSGIYWKVITSKGKPYRYAYFAHRDKKLKWCYIGKIQLNDTNINTNRSIDRSLLALLHAYIKYLKGYFGRDLVAVALFGSAARGEAEFPISDIDLLLVVSGLEGKSLGERVRLLSAVEKDFLKGEEYIKFSQLYGEPFIQAHILTPDEVSKHPPILLDVITDGIIIYDDDSFLIKELNRLRRRMKELGAEKVRLSNGSWYWKLKPSVKWGEVVEL
- a CDS encoding HEPN domain-containing protein; this encodes MAEDFIKRSERFLKEASLALSEDDYATCVRRSQECVEMSLKAVLRLLAIEYPLKHDVSEVILKLDHYPLPDWFKEHLPYLAETSRVLAKLRGPAMYGSEDELRPASDLFTKADAESAYKDAEKVFRLCSRIIDSWLRK
- a CDS encoding acylphosphatase is translated as MIRAEIIVKGIVQKVGYRDYVQDVARRLGVKGYVENLRDGNVRIVCEAEEMVLKDFIERVNIKKDLIVVESVEVVKREIATGEYQYFDIKYGRVEEEIGERLVAAFNIAVATRQDIRLMHQDLKETIQFTHEDLKGTIKDMHEDLKATIAHMHEDLRGAITNMHEDLKGTIKDMHGDLKGTTKDMHKDLKGAIVSMHQDMNSHFKDMADRYDVISKELVRTRRELLRTRRELKRSVDNLEKVVKKFLEKP